ATCAAATCGCTAGCGCATGTTTGCATCAAGACAACCGACCTGGACGCCACCACGGACTTTTACTGCGGCGCGCTGGGCATGAAAAAGTTTTTCGATTTCACAAGGAAGGAAAAGACCATCGGCTTTTACATGAAAGCGTCGAACGACACCTTTATTGAGGTGTTCCTCGCGGATGAAGTGGAAAAGCCGGGCAAGCAGGTCCTCAATCATTTCTGCCTGGAAACGGATTCCATCGAGGGCCTCAGAACAACGCTCATCGAACGCGGTTATTCTCCCGGCGAAATCAAGATGGGCGCGGACAACACCCCCCAGTTTTGGATGAAGGACCCGAATGGATTGGACCTCGAGTTACAGCAATACACGGACAAGAGTGCGCAAATCACCGGTCAGGCCGTGGAAGTGGATTGGTAACGGAAATCCGCTCGCCACTCTCCCAAAGACAGCGGAGAATTCAGAGGTTCTTTAAATTCTGATTTCTGAATTCTCCCGGATGGTTTCCAGCTTCTTACTCGGTCTTCTTTTTTCGGCCATAGGTCGCAGGTTCTTCCCGCAGAACGCTCGAATCCGAATGAGCCCTCTTGCCGCGAATGGCGAGCGTCCGCTCCCGCAAGGTATCGAGCATTCGCAGTTTTTCCGCCAGGGATCGCACAGCAAGATCACGGCGCAAGGCGCGCTTGCTTT
This DNA window, taken from Candidatus Methylacidiphilales bacterium, encodes the following:
- a CDS encoding VOC family protein, whose translation is MNIKSLAHVCIKTTDLDATTDFYCGALGMKKFFDFTRKEKTIGFYMKASNDTFIEVFLADEVEKPGKQVLNHFCLETDSIEGLRTTLIERGYSPGEIKMGADNTPQFWMKDPNGLDLELQQYTDKSAQITGQAVEVDW